In Paenibacillus sp. FSL R7-0345, a single window of DNA contains:
- a CDS encoding response regulator transcription factor, which translates to MIKVVIVDDDPFIRESLKVLVGLDAEIEVAGCAGDGREALTLLQELPDAADVVLMDIRMPGCDGVEGTRRIKAAFPQVSVLMLTTFDDDEYIIEALRGGASGYLLKNIPPDRIIQGIKTVHQGNMLIHPDIARKMAGFLQPAPARPDAGEIPPLDSCGLTKAEHGIVASIAEGLTNKEIAAKLFLSEGTVKNYITDILSKLGLRDRTQIAIFYLKSSRG; encoded by the coding sequence ATGATTAAAGTTGTAATTGTTGACGATGATCCTTTTATCCGTGAGAGCCTGAAGGTGCTGGTCGGCCTGGATGCGGAGATTGAGGTAGCCGGCTGTGCCGGTGACGGCCGTGAGGCGCTGACGCTGCTGCAGGAGCTGCCCGATGCCGCTGACGTTGTCCTGATGGATATCCGGATGCCCGGCTGCGACGGAGTCGAGGGGACCCGCCGGATTAAGGCGGCTTTTCCGCAGGTATCTGTCCTGATGCTGACCACCTTTGACGATGACGAATATATAATTGAAGCACTGCGGGGCGGAGCCAGCGGGTATCTGCTGAAGAATATTCCGCCTGACCGGATTATTCAGGGGATCAAAACCGTACATCAGGGCAATATGCTGATCCACCCCGACATTGCCCGCAAAATGGCGGGATTTCTCCAGCCTGCTCCAGCCAGGCCGGATGCCGGGGAGATTCCCCCTTTGGATTCCTGCGGTCTGACTAAGGCCGAGCACGGCATCGTCGCCTCCATTGCCGAAGGGCTCACCAATAAAGAGATCGCTGCCAAGCTGTTCCTGAGCGAGGGCACCGTCAAAAACTACATCACCGACATCCTCAGCAAGCTTGGCCTGCGTGACCGCACGCAGATTGCGATTTTTTATTTGAAGAGCTCGCGGGGGTAG